The following proteins come from a genomic window of Sphaerisporangium rubeum:
- a CDS encoding SpoIIE family protein phosphatase produces MSAETSVPRPRESGVDISDPALFEGLLAEAPFAFAFFDTGGRFTRVNQSFADIGGLTAGDLVGRSVAEALSGEFASLVEAALNRVLEEHRAVANGDQRLRAASSTGGIRHWVLSFYPIHGDKGALAGVALFGVDVTERQLTEEELRRSEERYRSLVESQQQLVWITAPSGAVIEDAPQWRAITGQSLEEYLAHGWLEVVHPDDRPAAEEAWREALRGRTMFEWSYRVRTRASGYRHFEVRAVPIIRHGRVVEWVGANSDVTPQREAEEMRGRLTDQLGAAALRTARLQGATAMLAEALTVEQVVQVIIDVGRTALAADRSAVALLDTDRAVLKLTNSGGMPDIPGVAGEEIPLGHASVMTMAVNSRRPVFAESPESLRAQLVEAGADEATIAGFLEHSDERSWVGLPLLAAGRALGALRFAHTRPQKISQEDGVFLEALAGQCALAVERATLFEREHRTAETLQRSLLPDRLPVIPGVVLAQRFRSGSRHVQVGGDWYDAFLLEDSRVAAVVGDVMGKGVKAAAGMGRIRNAMRALALTNPPPAAVLTGLDRVFGATEEEEQVTTLAYMVVEPGSGEGTLALAGHPPPLLVSPQGTAVLAEGEPGTPLGWPTTRKQLKFSVPPGHTAVLYSDGLVENRKRGLDAGLAELCSVVGEAPPEVLGNPHMLLDFLVDRMLAGYEQDDDVTVLAVHVPAATKSD; encoded by the coding sequence ATGAGCGCCGAAACCTCCGTGCCCCGTCCCCGGGAGTCGGGTGTGGACATCTCAGACCCCGCCCTTTTCGAGGGCTTGCTGGCCGAGGCCCCGTTCGCCTTCGCGTTCTTCGACACCGGCGGCAGGTTCACCCGGGTCAACCAGAGCTTCGCCGACATCGGCGGGCTGACCGCCGGCGACCTGGTGGGCCGCTCCGTGGCCGAGGCACTCTCCGGCGAGTTCGCCTCCCTTGTCGAGGCCGCGCTCAACCGCGTGCTCGAAGAGCACCGCGCCGTCGCCAACGGCGACCAGCGCCTGCGCGCCGCCTCCTCCACCGGCGGCATCCGCCACTGGGTCCTGTCGTTCTACCCCATCCACGGCGACAAGGGCGCGCTCGCCGGGGTCGCGCTGTTCGGCGTGGACGTCACCGAGCGCCAGCTCACCGAGGAGGAGCTGCGCCGCAGCGAGGAGCGCTACCGCTCGCTGGTCGAGTCGCAGCAGCAGCTCGTGTGGATCACCGCGCCGTCCGGCGCCGTCATCGAGGACGCGCCGCAGTGGCGTGCCATCACCGGCCAGAGCCTTGAGGAGTACCTCGCGCACGGCTGGCTCGAGGTCGTGCACCCCGACGACCGTCCCGCCGCGGAAGAGGCGTGGCGCGAGGCTCTGCGCGGCCGCACCATGTTCGAGTGGAGCTACCGGGTCCGCACCAGGGCCAGCGGCTACCGCCACTTCGAGGTGCGCGCGGTGCCGATCATCCGGCACGGCCGCGTCGTCGAGTGGGTCGGCGCCAACAGCGACGTCACGCCGCAGCGTGAGGCCGAGGAGATGCGCGGCAGGCTCACCGACCAGCTCGGCGCCGCCGCGCTGCGCACGGCCAGGCTGCAGGGCGCCACCGCCATGCTGGCCGAGGCGCTCACCGTCGAGCAGGTCGTCCAGGTGATCATCGACGTGGGCCGCACCGCGCTGGCCGCCGACCGGTCCGCCGTGGCGCTGCTCGACACCGACCGCGCCGTGCTCAAGCTCACCAACAGCGGCGGCATGCCCGACATCCCGGGTGTCGCCGGTGAGGAGATCCCGCTCGGCCATGCCAGCGTGATGACCATGGCCGTCAACAGCCGGCGGCCGGTGTTCGCCGAGTCCCCCGAGAGCCTGCGAGCCCAGCTCGTGGAGGCCGGCGCGGACGAGGCCACGATCGCGGGGTTCCTGGAGCACAGCGACGAGCGGTCCTGGGTGGGGCTGCCGCTGCTCGCGGCGGGCCGTGCGCTCGGCGCGCTCAGGTTCGCGCACACCCGTCCGCAGAAGATCTCCCAGGAGGACGGCGTCTTCCTGGAGGCGCTCGCCGGCCAGTGCGCGCTCGCCGTGGAGCGCGCGACGCTGTTCGAGCGCGAGCACCGCACCGCCGAGACGCTCCAGCGCAGCCTGCTGCCTGATCGGCTGCCGGTGATCCCCGGCGTGGTCCTCGCGCAGCGGTTCAGGTCCGGCAGCAGGCACGTCCAGGTGGGTGGCGACTGGTACGACGCGTTCCTCCTGGAGGACTCCCGGGTGGCCGCGGTGGTCGGCGACGTCATGGGCAAGGGCGTCAAGGCCGCGGCGGGCATGGGCCGCATCCGCAACGCGATGCGGGCCCTCGCGCTGACCAACCCGCCTCCCGCGGCCGTGCTGACCGGTCTCGACCGGGTGTTCGGCGCCACCGAGGAGGAAGAGCAGGTCACCACCCTGGCCTACATGGTCGTCGAGCCCGGCAGCGGTGAGGGCACGCTGGCCCTGGCCGGTCACCCGCCGCCTCTGCTGGTCTCCCCACAGGGCACGGCGGTGCTGGCGGAGGGCGAGCCGGGCACGCCGCTCGGCTGGCCGACCACCCGCAAGCAGCTGAAGTTCTCCGTCCCGCCGGGCCACACCGCGGTGCTCTACTCCGACGGTCTGGTGGAGAACCGCAAGCGCGGCCTGGACGCCGGGCTGGCAGAACTTTGTTCTGTCGTCGGCGAGGCACCCCCAGAGGTCCTGGGAAATCCGCACATGTTGCTTGACTTCCTGGTGGATCGCATGCTGGCGGGGTATGAGCAGGACGATGACGTCACTGTGCTCGCCGTCCACGTGCCTGCCGCCACAAAGAGTGACTGA
- a CDS encoding RNA polymerase sigma factor has product MSPASSTRSKPSSELNEPVIQRLIERGRSQGFLESEDVRKAFEEADIPMSHAAGFLRNLSKEGVTVVVTAADSAAPKRSRGPAKRRTAAPVKKTKPATAAAKEQPDTVTAVVSGAGGEAAATGEKPAAKKPAAKKPAAKKAVPAKSAAAPATDAPAKVPTPAALAKKAKPEVAVPASPSPKIETKPKVASEDDEDLEIEGDLELEDFDLDVEVDAEAETESESESDTDSEGEPDTEVEAEVEAEEAAKTGTEPQSDDEVLIISDDDDDAPVAQVAAAGATADPVKDYLKQIGKVPLLNAEQEVELAKRIEAGLFAEEQLATDGERLPVDVRAELEWIAEDGRRAKNHLLEANLRLVVSLAKRYTGRGMLFLDLIQEGNLGLIRAVEKFDYTKGYKFSTYATWWIRQAITRAMADQARTIRIPVHMVEVINKLARVQRQMLQDLGREPTPEELARELDMTPEKVVEVQKYGREPISLHTPLGEEGDSEFGDLIEDSEAIVPADAVSFTLLQEQLHSVLDTLSEREAGVVSMRFGLTDGQPKTLDEIGKVYGVTRERIRQIESKTMSKLRHPSRSQVLRDYLD; this is encoded by the coding sequence GTGTCGCCTGCAAGTTCGACTCGCTCGAAGCCGTCGTCTGAGCTGAACGAGCCCGTCATTCAGCGACTGATCGAGCGTGGGCGCTCGCAGGGTTTCCTCGAGTCCGAGGATGTCCGTAAGGCCTTCGAGGAGGCGGACATCCCGATGTCGCACGCCGCTGGGTTCCTCAGGAACCTCAGCAAGGAGGGTGTGACCGTCGTGGTGACCGCCGCGGACTCGGCGGCCCCCAAGAGGTCTCGTGGCCCGGCCAAGCGTCGCACCGCCGCCCCCGTCAAGAAGACCAAGCCCGCCACCGCGGCGGCCAAGGAGCAGCCCGATACCGTCACGGCCGTGGTGAGCGGTGCCGGAGGCGAGGCAGCCGCGACCGGCGAGAAGCCGGCCGCGAAGAAACCGGCGGCCAAGAAGCCCGCGGCCAAGAAGGCCGTCCCGGCGAAGAGCGCCGCCGCGCCCGCCACCGACGCGCCTGCCAAGGTCCCCACCCCTGCCGCCCTCGCCAAGAAGGCCAAGCCGGAGGTCGCCGTGCCCGCGTCGCCATCGCCAAAGATCGAAACCAAGCCGAAGGTCGCCTCCGAGGACGACGAGGATCTCGAGATCGAGGGCGACCTCGAGCTCGAGGACTTCGACCTCGACGTCGAGGTGGACGCCGAGGCGGAGACCGAGTCCGAGAGCGAGTCCGACACGGACTCCGAGGGCGAGCCCGACACCGAGGTCGAGGCCGAGGTCGAGGCCGAGGAGGCCGCGAAGACCGGCACCGAGCCGCAGTCCGACGACGAAGTCCTCATCATCTCCGATGACGACGACGACGCGCCGGTCGCGCAGGTCGCCGCCGCCGGCGCCACCGCCGACCCGGTCAAGGACTACCTCAAGCAGATCGGCAAGGTCCCCCTGCTGAACGCCGAGCAGGAGGTCGAGCTGGCCAAGCGCATCGAGGCCGGCCTGTTCGCCGAGGAGCAGCTCGCCACCGACGGCGAGCGACTGCCCGTCGACGTGCGCGCCGAGCTCGAATGGATCGCCGAGGACGGCCGCCGCGCCAAGAACCACCTGCTGGAGGCCAACCTCCGCCTGGTCGTCTCCCTGGCCAAGCGCTACACCGGTCGCGGCATGCTGTTCCTGGACCTGATCCAGGAGGGCAACCTCGGTCTGATCCGCGCGGTCGAGAAGTTCGACTACACCAAGGGCTACAAGTTCTCCACCTACGCCACGTGGTGGATCCGGCAGGCGATCACCCGCGCCATGGCCGACCAGGCCCGCACCATCCGCATCCCGGTGCACATGGTCGAGGTCATCAACAAGCTGGCCCGTGTGCAACGCCAGATGCTCCAGGACCTCGGCCGCGAGCCCACCCCCGAAGAGCTGGCCCGCGAACTCGACATGACCCCCGAAAAGGTCGTCGAGGTCCAGAAGTACGGCCGCGAGCCCATCTCCCTGCACACCCCACTGGGCGAAGAAGGCGACAGCGAGTTCGGCGACCTCATCGAGGACTCCGAAGCCATCGTCCCCGCCGACGCCGTCAGCTTCACCCTCCTGCAGGAGCAACTCCACTCCGTCCTGGACACCCTGTCCGAACGCGAAGCCGGCGTCGTCTCCATGCGCTTCGGCCTCACCGACGGCCAGCCCAAAACCCTGGACGAAATCGGCAAGGTCTACGGCGTGACCCGCGAACGCATCCGCCAGATCGAATCCAAAACCATGTCCAAACTCCGCCACCCCTCCCGCTCCCAAGTCCTCCGCGACTACCTCGACTAA
- the yaaA gene encoding peroxide stress protein YaaA, producing MLILLPPSEGKAAEGDGRPLDLDALSFPALTSAREKVLDALTAVARGPQGDALAVLGLTPGQAGELAVDRELRTAATLPVGRLYTGVLYDNLGLATLDAAARRRAGRSVIVFSGLWGALRLRDRVPPYRLSMGVRLPPLGGLAAHWRPFLTEALGSERGLVVDLRSSTYAAAWRPASPAVTIRVLREVNGARSVVSHMAKATRGAVARSLLESAASPRSPKALAALLTEIGHTAELGPPPKAGDPWTVDIVISS from the coding sequence GTGCTGATCCTGTTGCCGCCGTCCGAGGGAAAGGCCGCCGAAGGCGACGGCCGGCCCCTGGACCTGGACGCCCTGAGCTTCCCCGCGCTGACCTCGGCCCGGGAGAAGGTCCTCGACGCGCTCACCGCCGTGGCCCGCGGGCCACAAGGCGACGCGCTGGCCGTCCTCGGCCTCACCCCCGGCCAGGCCGGGGAGCTCGCCGTCGACCGTGAGCTGCGCACCGCCGCCACGCTGCCGGTGGGCCGGCTGTACACCGGGGTCCTGTACGACAACCTGGGCCTCGCCACCTTGGACGCCGCCGCGCGCCGGCGCGCGGGCCGCTCCGTGATCGTGTTCTCGGGCCTGTGGGGCGCGCTGCGCCTACGGGACCGCGTTCCCCCCTACCGGTTGTCCATGGGGGTGCGGCTGCCGCCTCTCGGCGGTCTGGCGGCCCACTGGCGGCCGTTCCTCACCGAGGCCCTCGGCTCCGAACGGGGGCTCGTCGTCGATCTGCGTTCCTCGACCTACGCCGCCGCCTGGCGGCCGGCGTCACCGGCCGTCACGATCCGGGTGCTGCGTGAGGTGAACGGCGCGCGCTCGGTGGTCAGCCACATGGCCAAGGCGACCCGTGGCGCGGTCGCGCGCTCCCTGCTCGAAAGCGCGGCGAGCCCCCGCAGCCCGAAGGCGCTCGCCGCGCTGCTCACCGAGATCGGTCACACGGCCGAACTCGGCCCGCCGCCGAAGGCCGGCGATCCGTGGACCGTGGACATCGTCATCAGTTCGTGA
- a CDS encoding DUF7455 domain-containing protein — protein sequence MTGALAPTKPLTAVDRCDRCGAQAYIRASLPVGGELLFCAHHGRRHVAALRDKGAEIQDESARLSETPSTATNDER from the coding sequence GTGACTGGAGCTCTCGCCCCCACCAAGCCGCTGACCGCCGTGGACCGGTGCGACCGGTGCGGCGCCCAGGCGTACATCCGCGCGTCTCTCCCCGTGGGCGGGGAGCTGTTGTTCTGCGCCCACCACGGGCGACGGCACGTCGCGGCTCTGCGCGACAAGGGTGCCGAAATCCAGGACGAGTCGGCACGGCTCAGCGAAACCCCTTCGACCGCGACCAACGACGAGCGCTGA
- a CDS encoding DNA gyrase subunit B — MTAVSAETGYTARHLSVLEGLEAVRKRPGMYIGSTDSRGLMHCLWEIVDNAVDEALAGFCTRIEVELSADGSIEVRDDGRGIPVDIEPKTGLAGVELVYTKLHAGGKFGGGSYTASGGLHGVGASVVNALSSRLDIEVDRDGRIHEISFRRGVPGVFDGDGPTARFKKKSGLRDGGPLRARRTGTRVRWWADRQIFLREAEVSLDEIHVRARQTAFLVPGLTIMVLDARGEEPISEEFRFDGGISEFTEFLARDEAVCDVMRLQGSGHFHETVPVLDEQGHMTSTEVERELLVDVAIRWGKGYESAVRSFVNVIATPKGGTHVSGFERALVRTVNEQLRETRLLKNGDDPVTKEDILEGLTAVVTVRVPEPQFEGQTKEVLGTSAASRIVSHVVSKELKELFASTKRAHKLQLRAVLEKIVAAAKARIAAREHRDTQRRKSALENSALPAKLVDCRSDAVDRSELFIVEGDSALGTARAARDSEFQALLPIRGKILNVQKASVADMLKNAECAAIIQVIGAGSGRGFDIEAARYGKVILMADADVDGAHIRCLLLTLFHRYMRPMIEAGRVFAAVPPLHRIEITNPGRGKDKYVYTYSDAELQRTLRDLERRGRRWKDPIQRYKGLGEMDADQLAETTMEPRHRTLRRVRIEDAEAAEQIFSLLMGSDVAPRREFLVSNATEVDRDSIDA; from the coding sequence GTGACCGCAGTCAGCGCGGAGACGGGCTACACCGCCCGCCACCTGTCGGTGCTGGAGGGCCTTGAGGCCGTCCGTAAGCGTCCCGGCATGTACATCGGTTCGACTGACAGCCGCGGTCTCATGCACTGCCTCTGGGAGATCGTCGACAACGCCGTGGACGAGGCGCTGGCCGGGTTCTGCACGCGCATCGAGGTGGAGCTGTCCGCCGACGGGTCCATAGAGGTCCGCGACGACGGCCGTGGCATCCCTGTGGACATCGAGCCCAAGACCGGCCTCGCCGGTGTCGAGCTCGTCTACACCAAGCTCCACGCCGGCGGCAAGTTCGGCGGCGGGTCCTACACCGCGTCAGGCGGCCTGCACGGCGTCGGCGCCTCGGTGGTCAACGCGCTGTCCTCGCGGCTCGACATCGAGGTCGACAGGGACGGCCGGATCCACGAGATCAGTTTCCGGCGCGGCGTGCCCGGCGTCTTCGACGGGGACGGGCCGACGGCCCGGTTCAAGAAGAAGTCCGGCCTGCGTGACGGCGGCCCGCTGCGCGCAAGGCGCACCGGCACCCGCGTGCGGTGGTGGGCCGACCGGCAGATCTTCCTGCGCGAGGCCGAGGTCTCGCTCGACGAGATCCACGTCCGCGCCAGGCAGACCGCGTTCCTCGTGCCGGGTCTCACCATCATGGTGCTCGACGCGCGGGGCGAGGAGCCGATCTCCGAGGAGTTCCGCTTCGACGGCGGCATCTCGGAGTTCACCGAGTTCCTGGCCCGCGACGAGGCCGTGTGCGACGTGATGCGCCTGCAGGGCTCGGGCCACTTCCACGAGACCGTCCCGGTGCTGGACGAGCAGGGTCACATGACCTCCACCGAGGTCGAGCGCGAGCTCCTGGTGGACGTGGCGATCCGCTGGGGCAAGGGCTACGAGTCGGCCGTCAGGTCGTTCGTCAACGTGATCGCCACTCCCAAGGGCGGCACCCACGTCAGCGGCTTCGAGAGGGCCCTGGTCCGCACCGTCAACGAGCAGCTCCGCGAGACCCGCCTGCTGAAGAACGGCGACGACCCGGTCACCAAGGAGGACATCCTGGAAGGGCTCACCGCCGTGGTGACCGTCCGGGTGCCCGAGCCGCAGTTCGAGGGGCAGACCAAGGAGGTGCTCGGCACCTCCGCGGCGAGCCGCATCGTGTCCCATGTGGTCTCCAAGGAGCTCAAGGAGCTGTTCGCCAGCACCAAGCGCGCGCACAAGCTCCAGTTGCGCGCCGTCCTCGAGAAGATCGTGGCCGCCGCCAAGGCCCGCATCGCCGCGCGCGAGCACCGCGACACCCAGCGGCGCAAGAGCGCTCTTGAGAACTCCGCGCTGCCCGCCAAGCTGGTCGACTGCCGCAGTGACGCGGTGGACCGCAGCGAGCTGTTCATCGTCGAGGGCGACTCGGCGCTCGGCACCGCGCGCGCGGCCCGCGACTCGGAGTTCCAGGCCCTGCTCCCCATCCGCGGCAAGATCCTCAATGTCCAGAAGGCGTCCGTCGCCGACATGCTGAAGAACGCCGAGTGCGCCGCGATCATCCAGGTGATCGGCGCGGGCTCGGGCCGCGGCTTCGACATCGAGGCCGCGCGGTACGGCAAGGTCATCTTGATGGCCGACGCCGACGTGGACGGCGCGCACATCCGGTGCCTGCTGCTCACCCTGTTCCACCGCTACATGCGGCCCATGATCGAGGCCGGCCGGGTGTTCGCCGCGGTGCCGCCGCTGCACCGCATCGAGATCACCAACCCCGGCAGAGGCAAGGACAAGTACGTCTACACCTACTCCGACGCCGAGCTCCAGCGCACTCTGCGCGACCTGGAGCGCCGGGGCCGCCGCTGGAAGGACCCCATCCAGCGTTACAAGGGCCTTGGTGAGATGGACGCCGACCAGCTCGCCGAGACCACCATGGAGCCGCGGCACCGCACGCTGCGGCGCGTGCGCATCGAGGACGCCGAGGCCGCCGAGCAGATCTTCAGCCTGCTGATGGGGAGCGACGTGGCGCCGCGCCGCGAGTTCCTGGTGAGCAACGCCACCGAGGTCGACCGCGACAGCATCGACGCCTGA
- a CDS encoding beta-class carbonic anhydrase, whose amino-acid sequence MTGAFDDLLAANEKYAKNFSISSLTGRAARTLAVVTCMDSRIDPLGLLGLKAGDAKILRNAGARVTDDVLRTLVLAVYLLNVDRVLVMPHTDCRMAKSTDEDVHRLLLDDFGMDTRSLEFHTVPDQDAALRRDLVRIRTYPYLPERLNVGGAVYDVHSGKLMPVEV is encoded by the coding sequence ATGACCGGAGCTTTTGACGACCTGCTGGCCGCCAATGAGAAGTACGCGAAGAACTTCTCGATCTCCTCTCTGACCGGCCGTGCCGCGCGCACCCTGGCCGTGGTCACGTGCATGGACTCGCGCATCGACCCGCTCGGCCTGCTCGGGCTCAAAGCCGGTGACGCGAAGATCCTGCGCAACGCCGGGGCCCGGGTGACCGACGACGTGCTGCGCACGCTCGTGCTCGCCGTCTACCTGCTCAACGTGGACCGCGTGCTCGTGATGCCGCACACCGACTGCCGTATGGCCAAGTCAACCGACGAGGACGTGCACCGCCTGCTCCTCGACGACTTCGGGATGGACACCCGGAGCCTGGAGTTCCACACGGTGCCCGACCAGGACGCGGCCCTGCGCCGCGACCTCGTGCGCATCCGCACCTACCCCTACCTGCCGGAGCGGCTGAACGTCGGTGGCGCGGTGTACGACGTGCACAGCGGCAAGCTCATGCCTGTCGAAGTGTGA
- a CDS encoding thioredoxin family protein, with protein sequence MAVSSFMVPLGSPAPEFDLPAVDGTRVSLTDLKGASATLVIFLSNHCPYVRRIEEGIGALASDYAGRVATVAICSNDVANYPDDGAARLAEQAARAGFTFPYLVDESQEVAHAYRAACTPDFFLYDGDLRLAYRGEFDDARPSNQVPVTGSSLRRAIDAVLAGQEAPGDQAPSLGCGIKWKPGNEPA encoded by the coding sequence ATGGCTGTGTCTTCATTCATGGTTCCGCTGGGTTCCCCGGCACCGGAGTTCGATCTGCCCGCCGTCGACGGCACGCGGGTGTCGCTGACCGATCTCAAGGGTGCCTCCGCGACTCTGGTGATCTTCCTGTCCAACCACTGCCCGTACGTGCGGCGGATCGAGGAGGGCATCGGGGCCCTCGCGTCCGACTACGCGGGCCGGGTCGCGACCGTCGCGATCTGCAGCAACGACGTGGCGAACTACCCCGACGACGGCGCCGCGCGCCTGGCCGAGCAGGCGGCGCGAGCCGGCTTCACGTTCCCGTACCTCGTGGACGAGTCACAGGAGGTGGCGCACGCCTACCGAGCGGCCTGCACACCGGACTTCTTCCTGTACGACGGCGACCTGCGGCTGGCGTACCGCGGGGAGTTCGACGACGCGCGTCCGTCCAACCAGGTCCCGGTGACGGGGTCGTCGCTGCGCCGCGCGATCGACGCGGTCCTCGCCGGCCAGGAGGCGCCGGGAGACCAGGCGCCGAGCCTCGGCTGCGGCATCAAGTGGAAGCCGGGCAACGAACCCGCCTAG
- a CDS encoding VOC family protein → MPPIATMRAVVLDCPDPRALARFYSAVIGWPVTYEDDDWVTLAEDGAGYRISFQRVEDHRPPVWPGSAHPQQFHLDVTVVNRAEAGRQVEALGAQKHAHQPGKDFTVYTDPAGHPFCLVDAD, encoded by the coding sequence ATGCCGCCGATCGCGACGATGCGCGCCGTGGTCCTCGACTGTCCCGACCCAAGGGCCCTGGCCCGCTTCTACTCGGCCGTCATCGGCTGGCCGGTGACGTACGAGGACGACGACTGGGTCACCCTGGCGGAGGACGGCGCCGGCTACCGCATCTCGTTCCAGCGCGTCGAGGATCACCGGCCTCCCGTGTGGCCCGGTTCGGCGCACCCGCAGCAGTTCCACCTGGACGTGACCGTCGTGAACCGCGCCGAGGCGGGCCGCCAGGTCGAGGCCCTCGGAGCGCAGAAGCACGCGCACCAGCCCGGCAAGGACTTCACCGTCTACACCGACCCCGCCGGCCACCCCTTCTGCCTGGTGGACGCCGACTGA
- a CDS encoding DNA gyrase/topoisomerase IV subunit A has translation MARRNTAPPLDEDFEERIVDIDVSAEMRTSFLEYAYSVIYQRALPDARDGLKPVQRRILYSMSEMGLRPDRGHVKSSRVVGDVMGKLHPHGDTAIYDALVRMAQPFSMRLPLVDGHGNFGSPDDLPAAMRYTEARLAPAAMLMVQSIDEDTVDFKPNYDGQETEPTVLPSAFPNLLVNGAAGIAVGMATNMAPHNLNEVIAAARHLIDHPDATLDDLMRFVPGPDLPTGGLIMGLAGIRDAYESGRGTFRMRARTTIEQVTPRRKGIVVTELPFNVGPERVVTKIKELVTSKRLLGIADLKDLSDRHKGLSLVIEIKNGFHPEAVLAELYRLTPMEETFGINNVALVDGQPRTLGLRELLRVYVDHRIDVVRRRSQFRRRKREDRLHLVDGLIVALLNIDEVIAVIRSSEDTADARARLTQVFDLSEIQASYILDTPLRRLTKYDRLELETERETLRAEIAELTAILSSDDRLRKVVSAELKDVAKTYGTPRRTVLLEADAVPVAGGIPLEVADDPCLVLLSSTGLLARTSGAEPLGAGEERSSHDVLVSVVRTTVRGEVGVVTSAGRLIRVSVVDLPTLPPSSSPPSLSGGHPVSEYVTLSAGETVIGLGSLDPSGPGLALGTAQGNVKRVVPEYPANRDEFEVMGLKPGDTVVGAVELTSEEHDLVFVTSDAQLLRFPASSVRPQGRPAGGMAGIRLGDGARVIWFGAVDAAQESRVVTVAGAADALPGTGTSGVKIADYAEFPPKGRATGGVRAQRFLKGEDRLILAWAGPAPVKAVSSTGKPVPLPSELGRRDGSGTALPHPIAALGGALGAVAIPAPGLGVPAVEETD, from the coding sequence ATGGCCCGACGGAACACCGCACCCCCGCTGGACGAGGACTTCGAGGAACGCATCGTCGACATCGACGTGTCGGCCGAGATGCGTACCAGCTTCCTCGAGTACGCATACTCGGTGATCTACCAGCGCGCGCTGCCCGACGCGCGCGACGGCCTCAAGCCGGTCCAGCGCCGCATCCTCTACTCGATGAGCGAGATGGGCCTGCGGCCCGACCGGGGGCATGTGAAGTCCTCACGTGTGGTCGGGGACGTGATGGGCAAGCTCCACCCCCACGGCGACACGGCGATCTACGACGCGCTCGTGCGCATGGCGCAGCCGTTCTCGATGCGGTTGCCGCTGGTCGACGGCCACGGCAACTTCGGCTCACCGGACGATCTGCCGGCCGCCATGCGGTACACCGAGGCGCGGCTGGCCCCCGCGGCCATGCTCATGGTGCAGTCGATCGACGAGGACACCGTCGACTTCAAGCCCAACTACGACGGCCAGGAGACCGAGCCGACGGTCCTGCCGAGCGCCTTCCCCAACCTGCTGGTGAACGGCGCGGCCGGCATCGCGGTCGGCATGGCGACCAACATGGCGCCGCACAACCTCAACGAGGTCATCGCCGCGGCGCGCCACCTGATCGACCACCCCGACGCCACGCTTGACGATCTGATGCGGTTCGTCCCCGGCCCCGACCTGCCGACCGGTGGCCTGATCATGGGCCTCGCCGGCATCCGCGACGCGTACGAGTCGGGCCGTGGCACGTTCCGCATGCGGGCCAGGACCACGATCGAGCAGGTCACACCGCGCCGCAAGGGCATCGTGGTCACCGAGCTGCCGTTCAACGTCGGGCCCGAGCGCGTCGTCACCAAGATCAAGGAGTTGGTGACGTCCAAGCGGCTGCTCGGCATCGCCGACCTCAAGGACCTCAGTGACCGGCACAAGGGCCTGAGCCTGGTCATCGAGATCAAGAACGGCTTCCATCCCGAGGCGGTGCTCGCCGAGCTGTACCGGCTCACGCCGATGGAGGAGACGTTCGGCATCAACAACGTCGCGCTGGTCGACGGCCAGCCGCGCACGCTCGGGCTGCGCGAGCTGCTGCGGGTGTACGTCGACCACCGCATCGACGTGGTGCGGCGGCGGTCGCAGTTCCGGCGGCGCAAGCGCGAGGACCGGCTCCACCTGGTGGACGGCCTCATCGTGGCGCTGCTGAACATCGACGAGGTCATCGCCGTCATCCGTTCCTCCGAGGACACCGCCGACGCGCGCGCGCGGCTGACGCAGGTGTTCGACCTGTCGGAGATCCAGGCCTCCTACATCCTCGACACGCCGCTGCGCCGCCTCACCAAGTACGACCGGCTGGAGCTGGAGACCGAGCGCGAGACCCTGCGTGCGGAGATCGCCGAGCTGACCGCGATCCTGTCCTCGGACGACCGCCTGCGCAAGGTCGTGTCGGCCGAGCTGAAGGACGTCGCCAAGACCTACGGCACGCCGCGGCGCACCGTGCTGCTGGAGGCGGACGCCGTCCCGGTCGCCGGCGGCATCCCGCTGGAGGTCGCCGACGACCCGTGCCTGGTGCTGCTGTCCTCCACCGGCCTGCTGGCCCGCACCAGCGGCGCCGAGCCGCTCGGCGCGGGAGAGGAGCGGTCCTCACACGACGTGCTGGTGTCGGTGGTGCGCACGACGGTGCGCGGAGAGGTCGGGGTGGTGACCTCGGCCGGACGGCTGATCCGGGTGTCGGTGGTCGACCTGCCCACGCTGCCGCCGTCCAGCTCACCGCCGTCGCTGTCGGGGGGGCATCCGGTGAGCGAGTACGTCACGTTGTCGGCGGGTGAGACGGTCATCGGGCTCGGGTCGCTCGATCCGTCCGGGCCGGGGCTGGCGCTCGGCACGGCGCAGGGCAACGTGAAACGGGTGGTGCCGGAGTACCCGGCCAACCGGGACGAGTTCGAGGTGATGGGCCTCAAACCGGGGGACACCGTGGTCGGGGCCGTGGAGCTGACGTCCGAGGAGCACGACCTGGTGTTCGTCACGTCGGACGCGCAGTTGCTGCGGTTCCCCGCCTCGTCGGTGCGTCCCCAGGGCCGGCCCGCCGGCGGCATGGCGGGGATACGGCTCGGGGACGGCGCACGGGTGATCTGGTTCGGCGCGGTCGACGCCGCGCAGGAGTCCCGTGTGGTCACCGTGGCCGGGGCCGCGGACGCGCTGCCGGGGACCGGCACGAGCGGCGTCAAGATCGCCGACTACGCCGAGTTCCCCCCCAAGGGCCGCGCCACCGGCGGGGTCCGCGCGCAGCGGTTCCTCAAGGGTGAGGACCGCCTGATCCTCGCCTGGGCCGGCCCGGCTCCGGTCAAGGCTGTGTCCTCGACCGGCAAGCCGGTGCCGCTGCCGTCCGAGCTCGGCCGCCGCGACGGGTCCGGCACGGCGCTCCCCCATCCGATCGCCGCACTCGGCGGCGCGCTCGGGGCCGTGGCCATCCCGGCACCGGGGCTCGGCGTGCCTGCCGTGGAGGAGACCGACTGA